The proteins below are encoded in one region of Telopea speciosissima isolate NSW1024214 ecotype Mountain lineage chromosome 10, Tspe_v1, whole genome shotgun sequence:
- the LOC122643862 gene encoding probable cytokinin riboside 5'-monophosphate phosphoribohydrolase LOGL1 gives MGKFKTVCVFCGSKSGNRKIFCDAALNLGRELVERKIDLIYGGGSVGLMGLVSPTVFNGGCNVLGVIPTALVPHEISGHAVGEVLVVSE, from the exons ATGGGGAAGTTCAAAACGGTTTGTGTCTTCTGTGGAAGTAAATCAGGGAATAGAAAAATATTCTGTGATGCAGCCCTTAATCTTGGAAGAGAACTG GTGGAGAGAAAGATAGATCTGATTTATGGAGGAGGAAGTGTTGGGCTTATGGGTTTGGTGTCTCCGACTGTTTTCAATGGTGGATGTAATGTTcttgg AGTTATTCCAACAGCTCTTGTTCCACACGAG ATATCAGGCCATGCAGTGGGTGAAGTATTAGTTGTCTCagaatag